CATTTGATAAAGATGCAAAATAATTAAAACCCATAAACAAGCTCTTTTCTTTTGGAGTAAAAAAGCGACTAGATTTTCTTTTTCTAATCGCTTAGGTGTTAATATTCATTTATTGTGCTAATTGATAAACTACAATATATTGTTACAAATCAGAAGTTGTGCCACTTGGTGTTTGCGTACTGTCCGGTGATGTCTTTTCCATCCAACCAAATCATATTTGGTGAACCCTCATAGTTGCCAACTATTTTGATGAAATTAATCGATTCTTCGCTGAATCTAGACTTTAAGTACTTTACGAATAGCTTTTCATCAGATCTATTTGTTTTCTTCCACTCATAGAAATCAACTACGAGCTCATCAAAATGATTCCATATATCATTTGATACTTGATATAGAGATACCTCAGCATCTGCACTTAGTAAAATCATTTTATTTTCTGCCACGCCTTGTCTGATACCTCGCTTTTCTCATACTTGTTTTCTTAAATTTTGCACTCTATTTTATTCAATCAAAAATTTCTGTCCAAATTAGAATAATCTTGAAATTTTCAAAATAACCCTAAGTAATATACCAATTATTGAATTCGTACTTTATGGAAGGTCTAAAGCCTTTGAATTAAAGAAGTTGCTGCTCCTAACATACAGAATAGCATTTTGATATACATCAACGCCATTCCCATGCTAAGAAGAAATGTCAGAAAAGGAGTCAGTATTGATAAGATATAGGTTACGGTTGCCCACACTTCTAGGTTTGTATCAAAAACAATCTAATAGTGCACAATTTCAAATTGAAGATAATGCAGTATACTAAAAGTAATAGCAGCCTGTCTTTTCTCTTCCTTCTTGCGTAAAGTGAGAGTAGAATGACATATTTTCCTCCCAAGAAAATTGTATTTGGTGATTACATTTTACACGAGTATCACAATGTTGTCTTTTATTTCTTATAGGTGTTGCACTTCAAATGATAACATAAGCACCTCCCTCGTCATAGGGAGGCTCTCAAGGACTCATCTCTTAGTACAACCAAACTCACAATAACCCCTCTTCCCACAAAAAAACAGTAGATCCGAAAATCTACCGTTTTTACTCTAATAATCAAATTCTATTTTAACTTTACCTTCTTCCATATTGACTTCGTTGAAGACTTCTATTAAGTCGTAACCGTAATCGCCGAGGTTTCTAAAGATGGTTGAAACATTGATTATGGTTATGAAGGTGGGTATTGATTCGTATGATAGGAGGTCCCATAGGGCATCCAGGTTTTTCCCGTAGTAATCGGGGAGTCTCAGTTTTTCCTGAAGGTATTCATGTGTTGATTCTCTGTCCTTCATCATTTTTCCGTCTAATGTTATTCTCTTCATTTTATCTCCTCGCCTAGGTTAATCGAATCTCAGTTCTTCGAAAGTGTTGTAATGATCCGGTGAATAGAAAATTAATCCGTCGTTTGAATAGACGAGTCGTTCAGCACCTCTATGCCCTCCGGAGTAGTTGACATCGCATTCATAATAGGTTCTGCCGGATTTATTTGGTAGTTTCTTTTCTCTATTGCCAAATCTGTCACCTCCGATGACTCCCTTATCGGTTACATCCCAAAGGTTTCCTTCTCTACTTTCCCAGCCCAGTTTTGCAGCTTCGCTTTTGGTTAGGTAATTTTGAGGTAATTCGCCAAATTTATGGATGTACTCAGCGACTTCCTCTTTCTCATAGTAACTTTTACCCTGAACTACCGAAGCTTCTTCAGCTTTATCTTCTTGTTCTACTTCTTCACTATCCGCATAATCCGTTTTTTCGTCATCCTCTTTGTCTTCCGGTTCATCCAAGTTGATGATATCCTCTTTCGCAGTTTGTGTTTCTGTCTGTTTGATACCGAAGTAGCCGCAAGCTGTACTAAAAAGCATGAATAATGCTAAAATTAAAACCAATATCTTATTCTTTTTCATAATTATCTCCAAACACCAAATTAAAATATCTTACAAGTTCACTATAAGCGTATTCTTCCGAAAATTCTCCCAGTCCGTCCAAAATACTCTTATAATACCACTTGTGTAATTCCTTGTCCTTCTCATTAAATCTATCCCAAACATCGCTGCCGGTTCTGGTTTCATCAAAGTAGATATCTCTGAGATTGGCCAGTTTATCGGCAAGCATGACTATCTTAGCTTCTCTTGGGGCGTTTTTTAAGGATTCGATCGTTTCTTTTTTTCTCGTCATCCAAGTATCAGAAGGGTCTATGCCCTCTCTTTTGTCCTCAGTTTCATGTTCGATAATCTTTAGAACTCTTTCACCGAATTTTTCCCTTATTTC
The sequence above is a segment of the Peptoniphilaceae bacterium AMB_02 genome. Coding sequences within it:
- a CDS encoding barstar family protein; this translates as MKRITLDGKMMKDRESTHEYLQEKLRLPDYYGKNLDALWDLLSYESIPTFITIINVSTIFRNLGDYGYDLIEVFNEVNMEEGKVKIEFDY
- a CDS encoding HD domain-containing protein, whose product is MRENGLYSKINEAIEFATNAHYGVYRKGTGIPYIFHPFEVAKITTTLTNDEDIIIAALLHDTLEDCPNVCEDEIREKFGERVLKIIEHETEDKREGIDPSDTWMTRKKETIESLKNAPREAKIVMLADKLANLRDIYFDETRTGSDVWDRFNEKDKELHKWYYKSILDGLGEFSEEYAYSELVRYFNLVFGDNYEKE
- a CDS encoding ribonuclease domain-containing protein, with product MKKNKILVLILALFMLFSTACGYFGIKQTETQTAKEDIINLDEPEDKEDDEKTDYADSEEVEQEDKAEEASVVQGKSYYEKEEVAEYIHKFGELPQNYLTKSEAAKLGWESREGNLWDVTDKGVIGGDRFGNREKKLPNKSGRTYYECDVNYSGGHRGAERLVYSNDGLIFYSPDHYNTFEELRFD